The genome window CAGCACCTGAAGAATTTTATATTATAAATGATAAACCAGTTGATAGGGTTACTTATTTAAAATATCTAAGAGCGAATAAAAAATAATATATCTAATATTAAAAATTACGAATATGGGATTTAAAAAATACTTAGCTATAGTTATATTATTTATATTTGGTAATGTACAAAACATATTTGCTCAGCCTTCTAATGATGCTTGTTCAAGTGCTATTCCAATTACAGTAACAAATGGTTCTTGTTCTTCTATACTTTATACAAATGTAGGTGCGACAACAGTGGGCTCTGATCCAGCTCCAGCATGTTGGAGTCCTACAACAAGAAGTCATACGGTTTGGTTTTCATTTGTTGCCACTACTGCAGACATTGAATTGTCTACTAACTTTGGAGGAACATTAGCTAATACACAGATAGCAGTCTATAGTGGTACTTGTGGTTCTTTAACTCAATTGGCTTGTCAAGAAGATGTTAACACAACAGGCGGTTTGTTACACACAAATGTTATATTACATGGTTTAACTATTGGAAATACTTATTATGCAATGGTTGATGGGAATGGTAATAATACTGGGACTTTTGGAATTTGTGCACAAGAGACTTTGCCAGTTGCTCCTCCATCTCCAATTCAAGATTGTGATACAGCACAATTTTTATGTAATACAAATAATGTTTCAATACCAAACGGTACTGGAGGACCGGGCTTAGTCCAAACAAATCCATCATGTTTTGGTTCGCCTGGAGAGCGTGCTGCGTGGTGGTATTCGTTTACTGTTGCAACTTCAGGGACATTGAATTTTACAATTACACCTAATGGATCTGTAGATTATGATTTTGCTGTTTACAATGTAACTACTGGTTGTCCTGGTACAGAGCTAGTATGTAATTGGGATGCGACAACTGGAGCTACTGGGTTATGTGGTGCAGCGGTCGGCTGTGAAAATACAATAACTGTTACTGCAGGTCAAACATATGCTATATTAGTAGATAGGTATACGGCATCTTCAAATTTTGGTTTTGTGATGAATTTTGCAGGTACAACAGCAACATTTACAAGTCCATCACCAACTTTTACATCAAGTGGTGCGTGTGTAGGTCAAGCTACAAATTTTACAAATACTACAAACGGAAGTAATACTTATAGTTGGAACTTTGGAGATGGATTTACATCAAATTTAGAAAATCCGTCACATACTTATGCTGCTGCAGGTACATATAATGTAACTTTATTAGTTACTACTGTTCCTGGAGGTTGTCAAAATCAAGTGACAATCCCTGTAACGGTTAATCCTATTCCGACTGTTAATGCAGGCGCTGATACGTCTACATGTTCAGGAGCTTGTGTTAGTTTGTCTGGATCTACAAATGCTACTGGTTATACTGGTCCTCTTTCATTTTCAAATTCAACTTCATATGCAATTCCAGATAATAGTACAACAGGTGTTAATTCCCCTATAAATGTTTCAGGTGTTTTTCCTGTAACTATTGGAGCTGGTTCTATCGCTTCAGTTTGTATTAATTTGGATCATGGATGGGATTCAGATTTAGATATTTTTTTAAGATGTCCAGATGGTACTTTGTTGGAGTTGTCAACTGATAATGGTGGTTCGGGCTCTAATTACACAAGTACATGTTTTACACCTGTTGCTACTAATGTAATTGGTTCGGCTGGAAACACAACAGCTCCATTTACAGGTAATTATGCTCCAGAGCAAGCTTTTTCTACATTGAATGGTTGTACGGCAAATGGTACGTGGCAGCTATTTGTTCAGGATGATACAATGTTTGTTTCTGGTTCAATAACAGGATGGACAATTACATTTAATAATTCATATCCACCATTTGTTTGGTCGCCTACTACAGCGATGACTGGAGCTAATACTTTAACACCATCTGTTTGTCCAACATCCACTACAACTTATACATTAACGGCTTATGGAGCTGGAGGGTGTGTAGTGACAGATACTGTATTAGTAACTGTAACATCAGGACCAACTTTAACATTAACATCAGCTGCAGCAACAACAAATCAATCTGTATGTGCTAATTCAGCAATCACGAACATTACATATGCTGTTGCAGGTGGAGCTACGGGTGCTACCGTTGTAGGCTTACCTGCTGGAGTTACTGGTTCTTATGCAGCTGGAGTATTCACGATATCTGGAACTCCAACAACATCAGGTACATATAATTATACCGTTACAACTACTGGAGGGGGATGTACTGCAGCTACAGCGACTGGTGTTATTAATGTAAATACTGCCCCAGTTTTAATAAATATTACATCAACAACTCCTATTTGTTCTGGAAACAATGCTGTATATACACTTACAGGAACCCCTAATGCAATTATTACCTATAATATAAATGGTGGTGCATCACAAACTATAACGTTAAGTGCTACTGGAACTGCAACTGTTACAGTTTCTTCTGTAGTTGCAAATACTACATTGAATGCAACTAATGTTGCTACTGCAGGTACTACTGTTACAGGTAATGGATTATCGGCTTCTGGGGGAGTTAATCCAGGAAATGCTACAGGAGCTATTTCTGCTTTGGGAGCCGCTGCTAATACAACAAATTGTGCTACAATTGATAATGCAAATAATACCCAAACAATAACATTGCAACATTTGGTTCCAGCAGGTACTGTAATAACCATTAGTATTGCTAGATCTAATAATCAAGGAAATGTTAATATTTCCGATGGAACAACCAATATTGGAGCTTTTAATGCAGGTCCTAATAATGCCTTACAACAAATTACGGTAATAACTACAGTAGCTACAAATACTATTACCATTACAAGAGTAAATGGAACTACTTGGATTGATGGAGTTCAATATACAATAACTTTACCAGGTTGTTCAACTCCGATTGCAATGTCAAATACAGTTACCGTTATTTCACAAAACACTATTGCATCAGGAACAAATCAAACAGTTTGTGTTAATAGTGCTATTACGAATATTACCTTAGCAACAACAGGAGCAACAGGAGCTACATTTACTGGATTACCAGCAGGTGTTACAGGTTCATGGGCAGGGAATGTTGTTACTATAAGTGGAACACCAACAGTAAGTGGTACGTTTAACTATACGGTAACTACAACAGGAGGCTGTCCACCAGCGACAACTACAGGAACAATTACTGTTACACCATTAAATACTATTGCAGCAGGAACAAATCAAACGGTTTGTGTTAATAGTGCTATTACGAATATTACCTTAGCAACAACAGGAGCAACAGGAGCTACATTTACTGGATTACCAGCAGGAGTTACTGGTTCATGGGCAGGTAATGTTGTAACGATAAGCGGAACACCAACAGTAAGTGGTACGTTTAACTATACGGTAACTACAACAGGAGGCTGTCCACCAGCGACAACTACAGGAACAATTACTGTTACACCATTAAACACTATTGCATCAGGAACAAATCAAACGGTTTGTATCAATAGCGCAATTACGAATATTACTTTAGCAACAACAGGAGCAACAGGAGCTACATTTACTGGCTTACCAACAGGTGTTACAGGTTCATGGGCAGGGAATGTTGTTACTATTAGCGGAACACCAACAGTAAGTGGTACATTTAACTATACAGTAACTACAACCGGAGGCTGTCCACCAGCGACAACTTCAGGAACAATCACAGTTACTCCATTGAATACGATTGCTGCTGGTACAAGTCAAACAGTTTGTATCAATAGTTCAATTACTACTATTTCATTAGCAACAACAGGAGCAACAGGAGCTACATTTACTGGCTTACCAGCAGGAGTTACAGGTTCATGGGCAGGGAATGTTGTTACTATTAGTGGAACACCAACAGTAAGTGGTACGTTTAACTATACAGTAACCACAACCGGAGGCTGTCCACCAGCGACAACTACAGGAACAATTACTGTTACCCCACAAAACACTATTGCAGCAGGAACAAATCAAACGGTTTGTATCAATAGCGCAATTACGAATATTACTTTAGCAACAACAGGAGCAACAGGAGCAACATTTACTGGCTTACCAACAGGTGTTACCGGTTCATGGGCAGGTAATGTTGTTACTATTAGTGGAACACCAACAGTAAGTGGTACGTTTAACTATACAGTAACTACAACCGGAGGCTGTCCACCAGCGACAACAACCGGAACAATTACTGTTACCCCACAAAACACTATTGCAGCGGGAACAAATCAAACGGTTTGTATCAATAGTGCTATTACGAATATTACCTTAGCAACAACCGGAGCAACAGGAGCTACATTTACTGGCTTACCAGCAGGAGTTACAGGTTCATGGGCGGGCAATGTTGTTACTATTAGTGGAACACCAACAGTAAGTGGTACGTTTAACTATACAGTGACTACAACCGGAGGCTGTCCACCAGCGACAACAACCGGAACAATTACTGTTACCCCACAAAACACTATTGCAGCGGGAACAAATCAAACAGTTTGTATCAATAGCGCAATTACGAATATTACCTTAGCAACAACAGGAGCTACAGGAGCTACATTTACTGGATTACCAGCAGGTGTTACAGGCTCATGGGCAGGGAATGTTGTTACTATTAGTGGAACACCAACAGTAAGTGGTACGTTTAACTATACAGTAACTACAACCGGAGGCTGTCCACCAGCGACAACAACCGGAACAATTACTGTTACCCCACAAAACACTATTGCAGCGGGAACAAATCAAACAGTTTGTATCAATAGCGCAATTACGAATATTACTTTAGCAACAACAGGAGCAACAGGAGCTACATTTACTGGCTTACCAGCAGGAGTTACAGGTTCATGGGCAGGGAATGTTGTTACTATTAGCGGAACACCAACAGTGAGTGGTACGTTTAACTATACAGTAACTACAACCGGAGGCTGTCCACCAGCGACAACAACAGGAATAATTACTGTTACCCCACAAAACACTATTGCAGCGGGAACAAATCAAACGGTTTGTATCAATAGCGCAATTACGAATATTACCTTAGCAACAACAGGAGCTACAGGAGCTACATTTACTGGATTACCAGCAGGTGTTACAGGCTCATGGGCAGGGAATGTTGTTACTATTAGCGGAACACCAACAGTGAGTGGTACATTTAACTATACAGTAACTACAACCGGAGGCTGTCCACCAGCGACAACAACCGGAACAATTACAGTTACCCCACAAAACACTATTGCAGCAGGAACAAGCCAGACAGTTTGTGTAGGTAATGCTATTACGAATATTACCTTAGCAACAACAGGAGCTACAGGAGCTATATTTACTGGCTTACCAGCAGGAGTTACAGGTTCATGGGCAGGGAATGTTGTTACTATTAGCGGAACACCAACAGTAAGTGGTACGTTTAACTATACAGTAACTACAACCGGAGGCTGTCCACCAGCGACAACCACAGGAACGATCACTGTTAATCCTACTGCTACACCAGTAACAGGTTTTAGTTATTCTACACCAGTTTGTATTAATGCAGCTAATCCTACACCAACTACAGTTCCTGGTTTTACAACAGGAGGTGTTTATAGTTCAACAGCAGGATTATCAATTAATAGTTCAACAGGGGAAATTAATTTGTCATTAAGTTCGGCAGGTACATATACTGTGACTTATTTTTATGGAGCAACATCATGTGGAGCGGCAGGAAGTAGTACTTTTAATATAACAATAACTCCATTACCTACTATTTCACTGACATCAGCTCCAGCTACAAATAATCAGACTATTTGTGTGAATTCAGCTGTGACTGCTATAACTTATTCAGTTTCGAATGCTACTGGAGCTACTGCTTCAGGGTTGCCAGCTGGTATTACAGGAAGTTTTTCATCTGGAACTTTTACCATCAGTGG of Flavobacterium channae contains these proteins:
- a CDS encoding T9SS type B sorting domain-containing protein, yielding MGFKKYLAIVILFIFGNVQNIFAQPSNDACSSAIPITVTNGSCSSILYTNVGATTVGSDPAPACWSPTTRSHTVWFSFVATTADIELSTNFGGTLANTQIAVYSGTCGSLTQLACQEDVNTTGGLLHTNVILHGLTIGNTYYAMVDGNGNNTGTFGICAQETLPVAPPSPIQDCDTAQFLCNTNNVSIPNGTGGPGLVQTNPSCFGSPGERAAWWYSFTVATSGTLNFTITPNGSVDYDFAVYNVTTGCPGTELVCNWDATTGATGLCGAAVGCENTITVTAGQTYAILVDRYTASSNFGFVMNFAGTTATFTSPSPTFTSSGACVGQATNFTNTTNGSNTYSWNFGDGFTSNLENPSHTYAAAGTYNVTLLVTTVPGGCQNQVTIPVTVNPIPTVNAGADTSTCSGACVSLSGSTNATGYTGPLSFSNSTSYAIPDNSTTGVNSPINVSGVFPVTIGAGSIASVCINLDHGWDSDLDIFLRCPDGTLLELSTDNGGSGSNYTSTCFTPVATNVIGSAGNTTAPFTGNYAPEQAFSTLNGCTANGTWQLFVQDDTMFVSGSITGWTITFNNSYPPFVWSPTTAMTGANTLTPSVCPTSTTTYTLTAYGAGGCVVTDTVLVTVTSGPTLTLTSAAATTNQSVCANSAITNITYAVAGGATGATVVGLPAGVTGSYAAGVFTISGTPTTSGTYNYTVTTTGGGCTAATATGVINVNTAPVLINITSTTPICSGNNAVYTLTGTPNAIITYNINGGASQTITLSATGTATVTVSSVVANTTLNATNVATAGTTVTGNGLSASGGVNPGNATGAISALGAAANTTNCATIDNANNTQTITLQHLVPAGTVITISIARSNNQGNVNISDGTTNIGAFNAGPNNALQQITVITTVATNTITITRVNGTTWIDGVQYTITLPGCSTPIAMSNTVTVISQNTIASGTNQTVCVNSAITNITLATTGATGATFTGLPAGVTGSWAGNVVTISGTPTVSGTFNYTVTTTGGCPPATTTGTITVTPLNTIAAGTNQTVCVNSAITNITLATTGATGATFTGLPAGVTGSWAGNVVTISGTPTVSGTFNYTVTTTGGCPPATTTGTITVTPLNTIASGTNQTVCINSAITNITLATTGATGATFTGLPTGVTGSWAGNVVTISGTPTVSGTFNYTVTTTGGCPPATTSGTITVTPLNTIAAGTSQTVCINSSITTISLATTGATGATFTGLPAGVTGSWAGNVVTISGTPTVSGTFNYTVTTTGGCPPATTTGTITVTPQNTIAAGTNQTVCINSAITNITLATTGATGATFTGLPTGVTGSWAGNVVTISGTPTVSGTFNYTVTTTGGCPPATTTGTITVTPQNTIAAGTNQTVCINSAITNITLATTGATGATFTGLPAGVTGSWAGNVVTISGTPTVSGTFNYTVTTTGGCPPATTTGTITVTPQNTIAAGTNQTVCINSAITNITLATTGATGATFTGLPAGVTGSWAGNVVTISGTPTVSGTFNYTVTTTGGCPPATTTGTITVTPQNTIAAGTNQTVCINSAITNITLATTGATGATFTGLPAGVTGSWAGNVVTISGTPTVSGTFNYTVTTTGGCPPATTTGIITVTPQNTIAAGTNQTVCINSAITNITLATTGATGATFTGLPAGVTGSWAGNVVTISGTPTVSGTFNYTVTTTGGCPPATTTGTITVTPQNTIAAGTSQTVCVGNAITNITLATTGATGAIFTGLPAGVTGSWAGNVVTISGTPTVSGTFNYTVTTTGGCPPATTTGTITVNPTATPVTGFSYSTPVCINAANPTPTTVPGFTTGGVYSSTAGLSINSSTGEINLSLSSAGTYTVTYFYGATSCGAAGSSTFNITITPLPTISLTSAPATNNQTICVNSAVTAITYSVSNATGATASGLPAGITGSFSSGTFTISGTPTVSGTFNYTVTTTGGCSPAATATGTITVTPQNTIAAGTNQTVCINSAITNITLATTGATGATFTGLPAGVTGSWAGNVVTISGTPTVSGTFNYTVTTTGGCPPATTTGTITVTPQNTIAAGTNQTVCINSAITNITLATTGATGATFTGLPAGVTGSWAGNVVTISGTPTVSGTFNYTVTTTGGCPPATTTGTITVTPQNTIAAGTNQTVCINSAITNITLATTGATGATFTGLPAGVAGSWAGNVVTISGTPTVSGTFNYTVTTTGGCPPATTTGIITVTPQNTIAAGTNQTVCINSAITNITLATTGATGATFTGLPAGVTGSWAGNVVTISGTPTVSGTFNYTVTTTGGCPPATTTGTITVTPQNTIAAGTNQTVCINSAITNITLATTGATGATFTGLPTGVTGSWAGNVVTISGTPTVSGTFNYTVTTTGGCPPATTTGTITVTPLNTIAAGTNQTVCINSAITNITLATTGATGATFTGLPAGVAGSWAGNVVTISGTPTVSGTFNYTVTTTGGCPPATTTGIITVTPQNTIAAGTNQTVCINSAITNITLATTGATGATFTGLPAGVTGSWAGNVVTISGTPTMSGTFNYTVTTTGGCPPATTTGTITVTPQNTIAAGTNQTVCINSAITNITLATTGATGATFTGLPAGVTGSWAGNVVTISGTPTVSGTFNYTVTTTGGCPPATTTGTITVTPQNTIAAGTNQTVCINSAITNITLATTGATGATFTGLPAGVTGSWAGNVVTISGTPTVSGTFNYTVTTTGGCPPATTTGTITVTPQNTIAAGTNQTVCINSAITNITLATTGATGATFTGLPAGVTGSWAGNVVTISGTPTVSGTFNYTVTTTGGCPPATTTGTITVTPQNTIAAGTNQTVCINSAITNITLATTGATGATFTGLPAGVTGSWAGNVVTISGTPTVSGTFNYTVTTTGGCPPATTTGTITVTPQNTIAAGTNQTVCINSAITNITLATTGATGATFTGLPAGVTGSWAGNVVTISGTPTVSGTFNYTVTTTGGCPPATTTGTITVTPQNTIAAGTNQTVCINSAITNITLATTGATGATFTGLPAGVTGSWAGNVVTISGTPTVSGTFNYTVTATGGCPLATATGTITVNTPNTATISYPQPLYCVTESPVAVVLAGTGSYTGGQFSATPAGLSINSSTGLVTPAASTPGTYQVNYLVPNNGACSSFTVSTSITITPRPVITNVAFSSNICDGSSTNIVLSSNVPGTTYTWSATVSNITGSYVTSGTEADINQIASLNNPETIGNITMTIIPYANGCDGTPRTIEITVNPNPVVETVTVADDSVCSGSNVHVEITGNISGITYTWTAITNGVNVVGGATSGTITATSTTTGFDLQVVTSNPLVAGTIYFEVSAIRNGCVGNTMQSGVITVNPNPGLPIPSPIKTICSGEGSDLVVDVSPLIAGTELTWEVLTMSNNLIGAAPGTGVAPVTINDILTTTTNAQGYVIYRVRSSLGDCQGGYTDFRVNVNPAPLPVLADGNICITASGEVYQTYTLNTGLNDTDYDFEWFDTNGDPIPGETSSTLVVDAAGTYSVIATNWLTGCSSDPLLPSATATVKETMPATTMTVIQSEYFSDNATITITVPDGTGTLLYQLDEGSFQSSNVFTGVSAGEHTVTVIDSEGCTYMTEVVMIIDYPNYFTPNGDGINDTWNIIGLNQPDAKLYIFDRYGKLLKQLSATTDSQGWDGTYNQELLPATDYWFSLDYTENGVAKQFKAHFSLLR